One stretch of Excalfactoria chinensis isolate bCotChi1 chromosome 2, bCotChi1.hap2, whole genome shotgun sequence DNA includes these proteins:
- the ABITRAM gene encoding protein Abitram produces MAAAEALGAARYFTRWYKADVKGRPCEDFCVLQHSNRICVITLAEAHPLLQHGKTITSINYQISPNCSRLQNKVSGKSKRGAQFLTELAPLCRIASSDGEEYTIYSCIRGRLIEVNENILSNPALLQEKPSTEGYIAVVLPKFEESKSVTQGLLSPEEYKEVLSKRQNSSSGS; encoded by the exons ATGGCGGCGGCCGAGGCGTTGGGCGCGGCGCGTTACTTCACGCGCTGGTACAAGGCAG ACGTGAAGGGGCGGCCGTGCGAGGATTTCTGCGTGCTGCAGCACTCCAACAG AATCTGCGTCATCACGTTGGCAGAAGCCCACCCTCTTCTTCAGCACGGGAAAACAATCACAAGTATTAATTACCAAATCAGTCCCAACTGTAGCAGGCTTCAGAATAAGGTCTCTGGGAAGTCCAAAAGG GGAGCTCAGTTTTTAACAGAACTTGCCCCGCTCTGCAGGATCGCCTCATCAGATGGAGAAGAATATACCATTTACAG TTGCATACGAGGGCGACTGATAGAAgtgaatgaaaacattcttaGCAATCCAGCACTTCTGCAAGAAAAG CCGTCAACCGAGGGATACATAGCAGTGGTTCTACCCAAATTTGAAGAGAGCAAGAGTGTAACTCAGGGGCTTCTGTCACCAGAAGAATACAAGGAGGTTTTATCGAAACGTCAGAATTCTTCTTCAGGAAGTTAA